In Vicia villosa cultivar HV-30 ecotype Madison, WI linkage group LG7, Vvil1.0, whole genome shotgun sequence, the DNA window TATGTTGATTGCGATAAATGTATAAATGATAGAATGATTGAGGAGGCATGTGCATACTTGTTGGTGGCGAATATGAtgagttatggtgagacgatgtaattcatcggatcggtgatgttgtaagtatgtcatatgtgtgcattcattcataaatcatttggtGACGGATCCCGGCGATGTTTGGATcattggtgggcataattcccattgtgtggaatttgtgccggtagggccgtatctcggtgatgtttagattGGTCGGGAGGAGTAATTCCACagcttattggtaccacatgcatagtgtcattcgattcatatgcatttgtcataacatgattgaatgaatTTCAGTGTTATGTTGGGGGATGCAATTGTCGGGGTTGACGAATGATAATAGGAAATCTGAATATATTGcgaattgggtgaatgatatattatgtgGTTTTGTTGCTAatgaatgcataatatttattaattgtgaatgagactcacccttacatgttaatattttcagattgagaagTAGCGGCATATTGCTCGGTAAGGATGGCTTCCGTTAGTTGGTgtcgtgtcagtcatgctctgatagtgtaaCATTGGGGAACGATTTAATTTAGAGTTTAACAACGTACTCTATTTCATGGTTTTCGGTTTTGTTACTTTGGTTTTGGTGATgtgtattttccgctgtgttaaacatgatattGTATTCTGCCAAATCGTTTCTACTAATGCATGACAGATAACAtatgttttggtttaaattaattgtggcacccttggttacctgtttttactctgattattttaaatatttccgcggggtttagaagggtgttacaccacgaacctccctgctcaagTACACAAGCTCTCAACAAGTCCTCCAATGACTGAATagttctctccgtctgaccatccgTCTAAGGATGATACTCCGAACTCAACCTTAACTTAGAATCCAACGCtccttgcaaactcttccaaaaatcagaagtaaACTGCGGATCCCGATCCGAAATAATACACAAAGGAACGCCATGTAACTTAGCAATCACATTGGTATAGATCTCAGCCAACCTCGAAACAGGATAaatgatgttaataggaataaagtgagccgactttgtaagcctatcaacaatcacccaaatcgaatcatgtcccCTAGACGTATTCGACAAACCTGTCACAATGTctatagaaatgctatcccatttccattccgaaacttccaacggttgcatcaatcctgcaggcttctgatgttcaactttcaatttctgacaagttaaacatgcatacacaaactgagctatgtcacaCTTCATTcaaggccaccaaaacaacttcttcaaatcttggtacatgtCTTATTtgctcctggatgaatactcaaattactCCTGTGACCTTCTTTCATAATTTCTCTCTTCAAATCAATGTCAACAggtatacaaatccgatcacCGAATCTCAACACACCTTGTGCATCCAACTTGAAATCCTTATTCTCAGGTTGATCAATCCCAACCATCGAATCTACCAACTTCACATCAAGCTTCTGCGCTTCTCGgatactatccagaaaatcattgttaatcttcaacacaCCTAGCATAACACTCTTCAGGGTCACTttgcaaaccaaactcaaatctctgaattgctcGATCAAATAATATTCCTTAATCATCTtcgccgacatatgcaaagtctttcgaCTCAAAGCATCAgccacaacattagcttttcctggacGCTAATTTAAACCAAAGTCATAATCCTTCAACAGCTCTAACCACCTTATCTGCCTCAtgttcaattccttctgatcgaataggtacttcaaactcttatggtctctaaatacttcaaatctagaacaaTAGAGGTAgtgcctccaaatcttcaacacaaacacaacagcAGCAAGCtccaaatcatgcgtaggatagttcttctcgtGAACCCTCAATTGCCTTGATGCATAATCAACAACCTTATCATTCTGCATGAGCACACCACCTAACCCAACCTTATCatttaggcaatatcaaaatcgaagccgacgtcaacctcttcttcaactcagaAAAACTCTCTCCACATTGCATATCCCATAcaaaagccttacccttacagGTCAACCTTGTCAACGGTAGTGCCAACTTGGAGAAACCTTGAATGAATCGTAGGTAATAATCAGCTAATCCCAAAAAGCTTATAATATTGGTAGCTAACTTAGGAGTCTCCCATCTCAACACAACATCTACTTTAGATGGATCTACCGCAATGCCATCACCTGAAATAACATGACCgagaaaactgacttctttcaaccagaattcacacttggacaacttcTCATAAAGCTTCTTATCCTTCAAAACTTGCAGCACCAATTGCAAATGCTCAGCGTGCTCCGCTTCTAACATAGATTAaatcagaatgtcatcaataaacaCAACATCAAACCGATCTAGGTAGTCATGAAAAATAtgattcatgtactccataaatactacAGGTGCATTActaacaccgaaaggcatcacaGAATACTCGTAGTGTCCATAACGTGTCCTGAAAGCAGTTTTTTGCATATCCTCATCCTTCaccttaatctgatggtaacccgacctcaaatgAATCTTGCTAAACATACGGGCACCAACCAaatgatccatcaagtcgtctaTCCTCGGAAGCGAATACTTATTCTTGATCGTTAATTTATTCAATTGTCggtaatcaatacaaagtctcatgcttccatccttcttctttaccaacaatacTGGAGCTCCCTACGGAGATGCACTAGGActaacaaacttcttctcaagtaactcttctaGTTGTTtcttcaactctaacaactcggATGCAGACATcttgtacggtgccatagacacatgtctagtaccaggtacaagatcaatagagaattcaACTTCCCTCTCTGGTGGTACAttaggaatttcatcagggaaaacttcaggaaattctTGCACCACTTGCCACTCATCTATAATAGCTTGATTCTCAACAGACAACGAAGCCATCAGCGTAAACACTTGAACTTCTCCCTTCATCAACAAACACAACTGTTTAGCAGATAACAAGTCCACTCCTTCCCGGAGCCAAGAACCTTAATGACTTATCCAAACAGTTAATATGAACATGTTTATGctccaaccagttcatacctAAGATCACGTCGAATCCTCTCAACGgtaagtgtaatacggtgaactgactttttgaaatgttgcggatagcaagagtcgccaccgacttttattttatccaaaaacatcagaaaggctaaaagaacaggaaaaaccttttttaaaagaaattgagtacggggggtaatttatgcaaagggaaggtgtaaggcaccctttgcatccatggttttccatgggctcttaattgctttgctcgtttgaaagaaatgtagaagaagagaatacggactttagctcgtaaatgagcgtagccatattgaaggtttatgaaaaaagtgtagaaaaagattttagccagagcaaggcaattaggagcaattaccttaataatgtagaaaaacaagtcttttagcctttcaggatgaaagggtctatccatgccataagcgggcatgaagcctttcgtttggatgttaatGCGTCATCAAgttatcgttctccataagactatcccatgccatagagaggcaggtagtctaagggaaggatcagaatagcctttcgttaggcagccagaggacacctcagcctttcgtaggcaacttccgagggacgagatcatattagtgtatcgaaggcagcatcattagggacttatgatctttgcattaatcgaggcaacatggctgaggtatcctcgtattcaagggacatggctattatgcaaaaaacacaaggcaacaaggcaacaagcaacaagaaacaagaggggttaccaaaaaaagtgtgcgtgggtgcaacaatcatgtgattaattcagaaattttatcttatagttagtgatgctaattcagttcaaagcttgcactccctaagattactaaccacacaattaatatggggaaggggaaaaagaaaccagcgagGGAAAGGGAAGAAGAAACCAGTggatctgactcaagtaataattaaagcaaaataaataaacaaggttaagatttagggttaccgactattgagctttggcggttggctaaccttttgatctgatatggctcgtagtcggcggcaaaatcctgttgctaaccctAAAAAAGTTTGACAAAGGCAAAGGCAAAAGCAGGAAAGAAAGTGAGTGTAGGAAGattccattgactttcgaggatgaaaccctaattatattttataatgtgaacacatgtttaaataaaataatagggtcgggacttagcttcgtaataggcgaggcgcatagtcggaagatggctgatgataaccctgaaaaaatgcacAAAGGAAATATTTTTGAGTGTATGGTTAATTCTCGCAGATCCGGAATCGGGCGTAAATTagataaaaaacatatttaattaattattggttttcaacctaattaattaagtcggtgaaaataaggtttcgattaaatatctaaccctaacatgtattttatcaattaataaaaaaaataatcaactgtttaatcaattaaattaatttaatccttttttaaaaaaaaaaaaataactaaattgaaataattatttaaatttaaagattttatgaaaaaaggaCAATTTAAAAAGAGTTTtattaaatagataaataaacaattagaaaaataattgaacaaaaataaataaataaaaaggagaGATTAGAAACTTAGTTTATGATTGGGTGTGGTTGGTTTCTGGACGCCCATGGTGGACTGATGAGTTCTAAGACGTTAGATTCATCTTAGTGGTGATCTGAGAGTCGTTGTGTGAGGGTACATCGCAGACGCGCGTGTGATGGCAGCACTGGATCTACAAACAAACAATGATAACAATTAGTGTGGCCAGAGGGACTCAAACTCAGGTTCTTATCCTTGCAAACATCGCCTCCTTGCCATCCTCGCTGTATTGACTAATTGATATAAATACAAACTGAATTCAATAtaataaaaacagaaaaaaataaagaaatttaaaagaaCAGCCTTTCGCGCCCAGGCTATCTTCTTCCCCAATTGCTTTCTTCTTTCTGGACTTTTGCTATGACTTAGTCGCAATTTGCCTACGAGTCATGGCATAGCAAATCCCTGCAAAAACATAACTCACCCAATACAACGAATAAATGCCATAGAAGAACACAGTTCGGTTAGAAATCATCTTCTAAACGTGATGGTGCCGTTGATTTAAGGTAATTTTGCTTCCATTGAAAAACCCCATCCTTGGACCTTCGAACCCTAGCCATGGAGAATCCGTATACCTGCACTAAAAATACAATTGATTCATGCAGACCTCTTCCAAACATCACCACGATTGCAAATATACAATTAAAACCGTATTATAATGCGTATATGTACGAGATTGAAATTCAAACTTCCCTGGTTCGGCGTGAGCACATCTTCACGTTTTTGGGGCCTTTGATCGAAGATAATGATATGTTTACGCTCAGTGAATGCCAAGGAAACGATTCAGACCTTTTATTTGGTCTGAAACCACCTGCCAATCGATTCACCATTTGCTCCTTGTTCGTGATTTTTTTCTTTGCACAAAGTCTCTGTCTTCATCCAAAATTCGTCCCCAGCTTCTAATTAggtttagtatatatatatatatgagggattTAGGTCACCAAACTTGTAAAAAATCCAACTGAATCTTGGCCTTTGATGATTGAAAAATTTGATATAAACTTGATTGGAATTTAGTCATGAAATCTTTCCAAATTTGCTCAAATAAAgcttatctctttccaatctttTTGGTCACAAATTTGATCCAAAATAGTGTatttgagtgattggatttgattggaaatcaaggATAAATCACATCCCTTTatattttctcaaatttttggctttaaccataattttaatgaataaaattcaataaaaaattaaataatattcatAAATTCGTGGCTTTGGATTTGGAGCTTCTATATGCCTTGGGGAACAAAATTGGGTCACgaaaagttaggcccatttggaagaaattcaattttaaaccatatttgtttcccatttttcactcaaatttatccaactttgacaaggcatatctccctcaatttttaagatatggaatatttttaggactttttggaaacctcaagatgtcctctacaagccactttggaagctttttttcatttgaagatattatcttgatgatattggctttgacaaaaagctgcttttggttgactttcaaaaaggacctataatgttttgatccatatctctcaaatgaagcatttttagacttggcttgtgagagacaaaattgtaggtaattcaatttccttcacaatgagatttggatggaaaatttctgacatgtgggagttatggccggtcaaagtttagttgactttctcctatgaaaaccctaatttagaaacttttggaattgttgatttctgatctttccttgatgaaccatgatcaattcttgatcaaatggtgaattatacttcaatatgaggattttgacaaaaaatcatgagttttggctgtggtttgaccatagtttgacttttaggtccaccagtcgattgttgatcatttgagccattgactgagcaatcttgcgaatcagagcttgaaacttggcatgaggattctttgaggcatatgagaggttatgaggtccatttgaggtcttgtaacttgattttactttgaagagatcaaaccctagtttgagggttgttgttttaggagagtgtacagtcagtcaagtcttgagcttctgatattcaaatgagcttgagtataaaaatgtggtgggaaaattttggggtatgacagtaagcaaacaaaatcaacaacaaagtcTCTATCAAAAATCGACACGGGACACTTAGAACACATAAGAGATGTAGTTATCGATCCCTTAACTGGAAAATCGACTACCATCTCTCCATGCATAGCAGACACAACAAGACCCAACCTCTCAACACAATCAGCATAAATAAAGCAATGAGTAGCActagtatcaataatagtaattaaaggaattaTATTCATGAAACAAGTTCCTTAGATGAGTTTGTCCTCACTGGTGGTTTGAGTTCCCGACAAGGcgaacacctttccactagattgcTCCTTCTTCGGTTTCTGACACTTGGTACTAACGTgcccctcttcaccacagttgaaataCACCACATCCTTACGCTTGCACTCAGGTACGACATGACCAGGTTGTCCATAACGGAAACACCTACTCACATCAGCAGTACACACATTGCTCTGATGACCGACTTTGCCACACTTAACGCATACTAtaccagcaggagcatctcccccactagtcttCTTGCCCTCATAAGCCCTCTGCTTACCCTTGCCACTAGAAGCATCATAAGGCTTGCCACGACCTTGTTGAATCTTACTCCTCTTCTCATTAACCATCTTATAGTGCGCATTACTGTCTTCCTCGAAGATacgacaacaatcaaccaaatccACAAAGACACGAATCTTTTGGTAACCAACCGCTTTCTTGATCTCGGAACGCaatccattctcaaacttaatgcactttgagaattcactagttggcccatcatagtgttggtaaaacttagccaactcGCCAAACTTAGCAGAATACTCCATAACTGACTTGTTCCCTTGCCTCAACTCaagaaattcaatctctttcttgCCACGTACATTTTCAAGAAAGTACTTCCTCAAGAACTCCCTACGGAAAAAAGCCCAAGTGACTCCTTCGCCACTAGCCTCCAATCTCTCACAAGTCTCGAGCCACCAAACATCAGCTTCAACCGCTAACTGATGAGTCCCATACCAAACCTTATGCTCTGGAgagcaatccatcacacgaaagattcattcaatctgttagaacaagatttgttctgatcaatattcttagttttgatgataacaaggatatgaactttgtgtgagataatgtggtactctaatacattgcaatttccctttcaggaaatatataaagagtatggacaaatcagcgctcagaagctttgtctcagaaggttcagcatgcaacatcagaacatggtctggcaagacatcaaaagatggtcaaggcagaatcagaacatgggtctatggaagcatcagaagaacttgagatcagaagcagaagcactgaagttctcatggtatcacgctcagaagcacttcaaggtcagaagacaagaagatgctttgcaccaagctgtttgactctgatgatattcaaatattttattcacaaacatcagatcagaagaaagtacaagtggcaggctacgctgactgacaaaaggaacgttggaagctattaaaggcaacgtcagtagacacagcgtgaacaaggctcgaggtaatttacaaaagcgtgaaacattaaatgcaatgctgtacggaacacgcaaagcattaattgcgctcaacggtcatcttctcaaacgcctataaatatgaagttctgatgagaagcaaggttgacgattttgaaagaaccaattctgaaagacttgctgaaacgctgttcaaactcaaagctcagaaacttcatcttcatcaaagctcactacattgctgttgtaatatattagtgagattaagcttaaacgtttaagagaaatatcactgttgtgattatagcttttcagaagcatttgtaatactcttagaattgattacattaatttgtaagtaactagagtgatcaagtgttgatcaggatactctaggaagtcttagcttgtgtctaagcagttgtaattagagtgatcacgtggtggtcaggatactctaagaaagtcttagcttgtgtctaagcatttgttactggagtgatcaggttgtgatcaggatactctagaagacttagtcgcggactaagtggaaaaccattgtaatctgttgcgattagtggattaaatcctcaggtgaggtaaattactcagtgggggtggactggagtagtttagttaacaacgaaccaggataaaaataactgtgcatattgtttttatcgttcaagtttttagactacacttattcaaaccccccctttctaagtgtttttctatccttcaattggcatcagagcgccggttctaaggtgcaagcacttaaccgtgtttagaaaagattcaggaagagaaaaacgcttcagtaaaagatggctggtgaaattccaacaaatccagctgcatctacatctggctctgctgagcaatacaatggtaacaatggttatactagaccaccagtatttgatggtgaaaactttgaatactggaaagataaactggaaagttactttcttggtctagatgctgatctatgggatcttctgctggatggttacagacatcctgttaaagctactggtgtaaggctcacgagaagcgaaatgaatgatgatcaaaagaaagatttcaagaatcatcacaaatgcaggactgttttgctgaatgctatctctcatgctgagtatgagaagatatctaacaaggaaacggcccatgacatatatgagtccttgaagatgactcatgaaggaaatgctcaagtcaaggagaccaaagctcttgctctaatccagaaatatgaagccttcaagatggaggatgatgaagacattgagaagatgttttcaagatttcaaactctgactgctggattgagagttctcgataaaggctacaccaaggctgatcatgtaaagaagattatcagaagcttacccagaagatggggtccaatggtaacagcattcaagattgccaagaatctgaatgaagtttctttggaagagcttatcagtgccttgagaagtcatgaaatagagctggacgcaaacgagcctcagaagaaaggtaagtctattgcattaaaatctaatgttaaaaaatgcactaacgcttttcaggctagagaagaagatcctgaagaatcagaatctgaagaagaagatgaactgtccatgatctctagaagggtaaaccaactctggaagagcaagcaaaggaagttcagaggcttcagaagttcaaagaaatttgaacgaggagaatcttctggtgacagaagatctgacaagaagaaggctgtctgctatgagtgcaatgagcctggacattacaagagtgagtgtccaaaacttcagaaggagaatcccaagaagaagtttcataagaagaaaggtcttatggcaacatgggatgattctgaatcagaatcaggatcagactctgaaggagagcaggcaaattttgcgctgatggcgacagaagatgatggatcagaatctacatcagaatcagattctgaagaggtattttctaaactatctagagaagagttagtttccagtctaacagagcttcttgaattaaaagctcatcttagtatcaaatacaaaaagctgaaaaagcaatttgaatttgaaactaagaagcttgagttggaaaattctgaattaaaagaaaaagttttaaaattatccaataatgttggatctccttctgattcagaaaaatccactcccagtctgaatcatattctgaaagaatatgatttaagtttcaggaagttcttatctagaagtattggcagaagtcagctagcttctttgatatatgttgtgtctgggaacaagagagttggcattggttatgagggtgaaatcccatacaagcttgaatctgtggatgatatgaaaatatcatacaagcctctgtataaccaatttaaatttggccactcccatgatattaagcacacatcacatgcacaaagttttcacataacacacaccaagaagcatgtgacacaacctaagaaatatcatggaactcagaataagaaatatcatgctgttcctcctgctaaatattttgctaaacccaagttcaatcagaacttgaggagaactaacaagaaaggacccaagaaattgtgggtacctaaggagaagataatttctgttgcagatatccttggcggcaaaagaggacagaaagcaaaatgtcatggtacctggactctgggtgctcgcgacacatgacgggaaaaaggtctacattccaagacctggtgcttaaaccaggtggagaagtcaagtttggaggagatcagaagggcaaaatcattggctctggaaccataagtcttggtaactctccttccataactaatgtacttcttgtagaaggattaacgcataacttactgtccataagtcaattaagtgacaatggttatgatataatcttcaatcaaaagtcttgcaaggctgtaagtcagaaggatggctcaatcctatttacaggcaagaggaagaacaacatttataagattgatttttctgatcttgagaagcagaaggtgacttgtcttatgtctgtttctgaagagcaatgggtctggcacagaagattaggacatgctagtttgagaaagatttctcagattaacaaactaaatctagtcagaggactcccaaatctgaaatacaaatcagatgctctttgtgaagcatgtcagaagggcaagttctccagacctacattcaagtctaagaatgttgtttctacctcaaggccattagaactcttgcacattgatctgtttggcccagtcaaaacagcatctgtcagagggaagaaatatggattagtcatcgttgatgattatagccgctggacatgggtaaagttcttgaaacacaaggatgagtctcattcagtgttctttgaattctgcactcagattcaatctgagaaagagtgtaaaatcataaaggtcagaagtgatcatggtggcgaatttgagaacagattctttgagtaggtcttcaaagaaaatggtattgcccatgatttctcttgccccagaactccacagcaaaatggagttgtagagcgaaagaataggactctacaagaaatggccagaaccatgatcaatgaaaccaatatggctaagcatttctgggcagaagcaattaacactgaatgctatattcagaatagaatctctatcagacctattctaaataagactccttatgaattgtggaagaacagaaagcccaacatttcatatttccttccttttggatgtgtatgttttattctgaatactaaagatcatcttggtaagtttgattctaaagcaaaaaagtgtttccttcttggatattctgaacgctctaaaggctacagagtatacaatactgaaacattgattgtagaagaa includes these proteins:
- the LOC131617019 gene encoding uncharacterized protein LOC131617019; this translates as MAGRNDVAIAAALEAMAQALEHQLNGGENDASCNLATFQRKNPPVFKEHKVWYGTHQLAVEADVWWLETCERLEASGEGVTWAFFRREFLRKYFLENCIKFENGLRSEIKKAVGYQKIRVFVDLVDCCRIFEEDSNAHYKMVNEKRSKIQQGRGKPYDASSGKGKQRAYEGKKTSGGDAPAGIVCVKCGKVGHQSNVCTADVSRCFRYGQPGHVVPECKRKDVVYFNCGEEGHVSTKCQKPKKEQSSGKVFALSGTQTTSEDKLI